In Arthrobacter woluwensis, a single genomic region encodes these proteins:
- a CDS encoding TetR family transcriptional regulator — protein MARQPLRPDELLTISEHCAEVFLSAGDATPTVATLAAAAGLSERTFYRYFPTKEDSLRPLFDRGDRIYASALAAQPDGVPLNSALESAFTDTLARTAGIVSTRLMQVVLASSALRRIWLEASYEAAELLRAPVARIIGAPEDSLETTVASGHAITFMIAGLGQINTTGQSPQEAARAVSTAMARLAHPVHPGAHQAFIEGKAHHESH, from the coding sequence ATGGCACGGCAGCCCTTGCGCCCTGATGAACTTCTGACCATCTCGGAACACTGCGCGGAGGTCTTTCTCTCCGCGGGTGACGCCACACCTACGGTCGCCACCTTGGCCGCCGCGGCAGGCCTGTCCGAGCGGACCTTCTACCGGTATTTCCCGACCAAGGAGGACAGCCTCCGCCCCCTGTTCGACCGAGGCGATCGGATCTACGCTTCCGCTCTGGCCGCCCAGCCAGACGGGGTTCCACTGAACTCCGCGCTCGAGTCCGCCTTCACCGACACCTTGGCCCGCACCGCCGGGATCGTCTCCACCCGGTTGATGCAAGTGGTTCTCGCGAGCTCGGCGTTGCGGCGGATCTGGCTCGAAGCGAGTTACGAGGCCGCTGAGCTGCTCCGCGCACCGGTCGCGCGCATCATCGGCGCACCGGAGGATTCCCTCGAGACGACCGTCGCCAGCGGTCACGCGATCACCTTCATGATCGCCGGCCTCGGGCAGATCAACACCACGGGGCAGAGCCCTCAGGAAGCAGCCCGTGCCGTGTCGACCGCTATGGCGCGACTCGCGCACCCCGTACACCCCGGCGCCCACCAGGCGTTCATCGAAGGAAAGGCACACCATGAATCTCACTGA
- a CDS encoding glucose 1-dehydrogenase, giving the protein MNLTDKVVLITGAARGLGEAFARAVVAEGGRVLISDILDEQGSALAADLGAESARYIHLDVTDPASWKRAVDFAEHEFGALTGLVNNAGVSASGTPVAEESRETFQRIIDINLVAVHTGITAAVPALRRAGGGSIVNISSAAGLIGMALTGAYGAAKWGVRGLTKVAAVELGREKIRVNSVHPGMVLTPMTAVTGISAADGAFPNNPFQRVGRPEELAGAVCYLLSDAASYTTGAELAVDGGWTAGPSIEYIAGQ; this is encoded by the coding sequence ATGAATCTCACTGACAAAGTCGTCCTCATCACCGGAGCCGCCCGCGGACTCGGAGAAGCTTTCGCCCGAGCCGTCGTGGCCGAGGGAGGACGCGTCCTCATCAGCGACATCCTGGATGAGCAGGGGTCCGCTCTCGCCGCGGACCTCGGCGCCGAAAGCGCCCGCTACATCCATCTCGACGTCACCGACCCCGCTTCATGGAAACGGGCCGTCGATTTCGCGGAGCACGAGTTCGGCGCACTGACCGGCCTGGTCAACAACGCCGGCGTCTCCGCCTCCGGGACCCCCGTGGCAGAGGAAAGCCGCGAGACCTTCCAGCGGATCATTGACATCAACCTTGTCGCTGTGCACACCGGGATCACCGCCGCAGTGCCCGCACTGCGGCGAGCCGGCGGTGGGTCGATCGTGAACATCTCGTCCGCCGCAGGCCTGATCGGCATGGCACTGACCGGGGCTTACGGAGCCGCGAAGTGGGGCGTCCGGGGCCTGACCAAGGTCGCCGCCGTCGAACTCGGCCGGGAGAAGATCCGGGTCAATTCGGTACATCCGGGCATGGTCCTGACACCGATGACCGCCGTGACCGGGATCAGCGCAGCCGACGGCGCCTTCCCCAACAATCCCTTCCAGCGCGTCGGCCGCCCTGAGGAACTCGCGGGAGCGGTCTGCTACCTGCTCAGCGACGCCGCCTCCTACACCACGGGCGCCGAATTGGCCGTAGACGGCGGATGGACGGCCGGGCCGTCCATCGAGTACATCGCGGGACAGTGA
- a CDS encoding enoyl-CoA hydratase produces the protein MAKEQTPVQNILVERRGRVTIVTLNRPEALNALNLATMTEVVEAVRAADADPGTGAVVLTGSSKAFAAGADIKEMASKDHLEMYRADWFRGWEELSRVRIPVIAAVSGYALGGGCELAMMCDLLIAAENAKFGQPEINLGVIPGMGGSQRLTRAVGKAKAMDLVLTGRMMDAAEAERSGLVSRVVPTESLLEEALAVAETVAGKSKPVAMMAKEAVNAAFETGLAQGVVFERRLFHSLFGTPDQVEGMAAFQEKRPAEFNRD, from the coding sequence ATGGCGAAGGAGCAAACACCCGTGCAGAACATCCTGGTGGAGCGCCGTGGGCGCGTCACGATCGTGACCCTCAACCGGCCGGAGGCGCTCAATGCGCTGAACCTGGCGACCATGACCGAGGTGGTGGAGGCCGTCCGGGCGGCGGATGCGGATCCCGGCACCGGCGCCGTGGTCCTCACGGGGTCGTCCAAGGCGTTCGCCGCCGGTGCGGACATCAAGGAGATGGCGTCCAAGGATCATCTCGAAATGTACCGGGCCGATTGGTTCCGCGGCTGGGAGGAGCTCTCCCGGGTGCGGATCCCCGTGATCGCGGCGGTGTCCGGCTACGCGCTGGGCGGCGGCTGCGAACTGGCGATGATGTGCGATCTGCTGATCGCCGCCGAGAACGCGAAGTTCGGTCAGCCCGAGATCAACCTCGGCGTCATCCCCGGCATGGGCGGTTCGCAGCGGCTCACGCGGGCCGTGGGGAAGGCGAAGGCGATGGACCTGGTGCTCACGGGCCGGATGATGGACGCCGCGGAAGCGGAGCGGTCCGGGCTGGTCTCCCGCGTGGTGCCCACGGAATCCCTCCTCGAAGAGGCGCTCGCGGTCGCCGAGACGGTCGCCGGGAAGTCCAAGCCGGTGGCCATGATGGCCAAGGAGGCCGTCAACGCCGCGTTCGAAACAGGGCTCGCTCAGGGCGTCGTCTTCGAGCGCAGGCTGTTCCACTCCCTGTTCGGCACGCCCGACCAGGTGGAGGGCATGGCGGCATTCCAGGAGAAGCGCCCGGCCGAGTTCAACCGGGACTGA
- a CDS encoding enoyl-CoA hydratase/isomerase family protein, with product MEPSSTSAPSTLSASAATAGQSAAEVKPAEVTFEQRGHAGVVILNRPRAVNALNQGMVEAVDAQLRAWAVDPSIEHVIITGAGERGLCAGGDVVAMYRDIVAGERASHDFFRAEFRMNSLIFGYPKPVIAVQDGLVLGGGVGISAHASHRVVTENTRMGMPEVTIGYVPDVGGTWLLGHAGVAGVHAAMTGDHVGAGDAIHLGLSDAFVPAPNLPEFLTFLETDTADDAVARFAEMAPEAVLAAAGDADGAAPWIEDCYAGALSGDASAAVILSRLETHPDPQAQEAAATLKTKSPRSVAVALEAVRRHCSGTLEEALREEFRVAVRCLASPDMREGIRAQVIDKDRTPRWEHPGLTEVSPELVASYFAPFAPGETDGGDLVL from the coding sequence ATGGAGCCTTCCAGTACCAGCGCACCGTCCACTCTCTCCGCCTCCGCCGCCACGGCAGGGCAGTCTGCCGCGGAGGTGAAGCCCGCGGAGGTGACCTTCGAACAGCGTGGTCACGCCGGGGTGGTCATCCTCAACCGGCCGCGTGCGGTCAACGCGCTCAACCAGGGGATGGTGGAGGCGGTGGACGCGCAGCTGCGGGCCTGGGCGGTCGATCCGTCGATCGAGCACGTCATCATCACCGGGGCGGGTGAACGTGGGCTGTGCGCCGGCGGTGACGTCGTGGCGATGTACCGGGACATCGTGGCCGGAGAGCGGGCGTCCCATGACTTCTTCCGTGCCGAGTTCCGGATGAACTCGCTGATCTTCGGCTACCCCAAGCCCGTGATCGCCGTGCAGGACGGGCTGGTCCTGGGCGGCGGTGTGGGCATCTCCGCGCACGCGTCTCACCGGGTGGTCACCGAGAACACCCGGATGGGCATGCCGGAGGTCACCATCGGCTATGTTCCCGACGTCGGCGGGACCTGGCTGCTGGGCCACGCCGGCGTGGCGGGCGTGCACGCTGCGATGACAGGTGACCATGTGGGCGCCGGGGATGCGATCCACCTTGGGCTCTCGGACGCCTTCGTGCCGGCCCCGAACCTCCCCGAGTTCCTGACCTTCCTGGAGACCGACACGGCCGACGACGCCGTGGCCCGCTTCGCCGAGATGGCGCCGGAGGCGGTGCTCGCCGCGGCCGGGGACGCTGATGGGGCCGCCCCCTGGATCGAGGACTGCTACGCGGGGGCCTTGTCCGGCGACGCGTCCGCGGCCGTCATCCTGAGCCGCCTCGAAACGCATCCGGACCCGCAGGCCCAGGAGGCCGCCGCGACCCTCAAGACCAAGAGCCCGCGTTCCGTGGCCGTGGCGCTCGAAGCCGTGCGTCGGCACTGCTCCGGGACGCTGGAGGAGGCTTTGCGGGAGGAGTTCCGCGTCGCCGTCCGGTGCCTGGCCTCTCCTGACATGCGGGAGGGTATCCGCGCGCAGGTGATCGACAAGGATCGCACCCCGCGCTGGGAGCACCCCGGGCTGACCGAGGTCAGCCCTGAACTCGTCGCCTCCTACTTCGCTCCGTTCGCACCCGGCGAGACGGACGGCGGGGACCTGGTCCTCTGA
- a CDS encoding MFS transporter, whose amino-acid sequence MSHTQSSPAAAPAPRDAPTLGTQATTALRTFFISGFGTALEFYDFIVYGLAAALVFPTLFFPATDRLTGTLVAFAAFGAGFIVRPLGGIVVGHFGDRIGRKSMLVMTLLLMGGSTFLIGCLPTYQNVGLLAPVLLVILRLVQGFAAGGEWGGASLFGIENSPENRRGLWGSFTSTGIGIGSLFGTGVFTVMTLLPESELTAWAWRVPFWLGGLLVLVGLIARTRMPHETVNTESAPRVPLLAAIRKHPKQMLLAIGVAFGYNTIAYIGSLFTVTYTEERGYTDTQSLLFQVAGSFAFMLAAPFMGLLSDRIGRKKVIAGGAVIYAVFFFLFFGMVDSRVAFLATVAFILVNIFMAMPQGCIPAFLGEQFSKESRYSSISATYQTGAALGGGTAASIATALFIAFNRGSLGIALYSGAACLVLALCVLGLRETYKVRTKDLGEKPQDVRV is encoded by the coding sequence ATGTCCCACACCCAGTCCTCACCGGCCGCCGCCCCGGCGCCGCGGGATGCCCCGACACTGGGCACCCAGGCCACCACCGCGCTGCGCACCTTCTTCATCTCGGGTTTCGGCACGGCGCTGGAGTTCTACGACTTCATCGTCTACGGCCTCGCCGCCGCCCTCGTCTTCCCGACGCTGTTCTTCCCCGCGACCGACCGGCTGACCGGCACCCTCGTGGCCTTCGCCGCGTTCGGCGCCGGGTTCATCGTCCGGCCGCTGGGCGGCATCGTGGTGGGCCACTTCGGTGACCGGATCGGGCGCAAGTCCATGCTCGTCATGACCCTGCTCCTGATGGGCGGCAGCACCTTCCTCATCGGCTGCCTCCCGACGTACCAGAACGTCGGTCTGCTGGCTCCCGTGCTGCTGGTGATCCTGCGCCTGGTGCAGGGGTTCGCGGCCGGTGGTGAATGGGGTGGGGCATCGCTCTTCGGCATCGAGAACTCGCCCGAGAACCGTCGCGGCCTGTGGGGCAGTTTCACGAGCACGGGCATCGGCATCGGCAGCCTCTTCGGCACGGGTGTCTTCACGGTGATGACCCTTCTGCCGGAGTCCGAGCTCACCGCCTGGGCCTGGCGTGTGCCGTTCTGGCTGGGTGGTCTCCTGGTCCTCGTGGGCCTGATCGCCCGCACCCGCATGCCGCACGAAACGGTGAACACGGAGAGCGCCCCCCGCGTTCCCCTGCTGGCGGCCATCCGGAAACACCCGAAGCAGATGCTTCTCGCCATCGGCGTCGCGTTCGGCTACAACACCATCGCGTACATCGGCTCCCTGTTCACGGTCACCTACACCGAGGAGCGTGGGTACACCGACACGCAGTCCCTGCTGTTCCAGGTGGCCGGCTCGTTCGCCTTCATGCTCGCCGCCCCGTTCATGGGTCTGCTCTCCGACAGGATCGGGCGGAAGAAGGTGATCGCCGGCGGCGCCGTGATCTACGCGGTGTTCTTCTTCCTCTTCTTCGGGATGGTCGACAGCCGGGTCGCGTTCCTCGCGACCGTCGCCTTCATCCTGGTGAACATCTTCATGGCCATGCCGCAGGGCTGCATCCCGGCGTTCCTGGGTGAGCAGTTCTCGAAGGAGAGCCGTTACTCGTCCATCTCGGCGACCTACCAGACGGGCGCGGCGCTGGGCGGCGGCACGGCGGCGAGCATCGCCACGGCCCTGTTCATCGCGTTCAACCGCGGCTCCCTGGGCATCGCGCTGTACTCCGGCGCCGCCTGCCTGGTCCTCGCCCTGTGCGTGCTCGGCCTCCGGGAGACGTACAAGGTCCGCACCAAGGACCTCGGCGAGAAGCCGCAGGACGTCCGCGTCTGA
- a CDS encoding C45 family autoproteolytic acyltransferase/hydolase yields the protein MKLFTATSTTQDPAVRGRELGLEFGDRFEHVSGLYLDHFAALKIPGETVRRIAEASHAALAGWAPGLAAEAEAIASAAGLELWRLAAVGARTEILAAEPPRGEGECSTAVLTGADHAPETLQTWDWHEFLVPDGLLLDLTTQTGRRVKLFTEFGTAAKIGVNDAGLGLHFNILSHRSDSDQGGVPVHAIARRILEEAATVEEAQAIAASATVSASTVFTVFDFHDGGSRAVSLELAPAGLGVVRPGEDGWLFHTNHFLDHDLFQGDTMPADSSTAERYQHLDAVRGNLTGLAPVERARAACGGEGSAAAICMSPDTTKPVIDQWGTLLTIGVDVEHFALDYFVGRPDEAAVHGLARF from the coding sequence ATGAAGCTCTTCACCGCCACCTCCACCACGCAGGACCCTGCTGTCCGCGGCCGTGAACTCGGACTGGAGTTCGGCGACCGCTTCGAGCACGTGTCCGGGCTGTACCTCGACCATTTCGCGGCGCTGAAGATCCCGGGGGAGACCGTGCGGCGTATCGCCGAGGCGAGCCACGCGGCACTGGCCGGCTGGGCTCCCGGCCTGGCCGCGGAGGCGGAGGCCATCGCCTCGGCCGCCGGTCTCGAGCTCTGGCGGCTCGCCGCCGTCGGCGCCCGCACCGAGATCCTCGCCGCCGAGCCGCCGCGCGGTGAAGGCGAGTGCTCCACCGCGGTCCTCACCGGTGCGGACCACGCCCCGGAGACCCTGCAGACCTGGGACTGGCACGAATTCCTGGTGCCGGACGGGCTGCTGCTGGACCTGACCACCCAGACCGGCCGCCGGGTCAAGCTGTTCACCGAGTTCGGCACCGCCGCGAAGATCGGGGTCAACGACGCCGGGCTCGGCCTGCACTTCAATATCCTGTCCCACCGCAGCGACTCCGATCAGGGCGGTGTCCCGGTCCACGCGATCGCCCGCCGCATCCTGGAGGAGGCCGCGACCGTGGAGGAGGCCCAGGCCATCGCGGCGAGCGCCACCGTCAGCGCCTCCACCGTCTTCACCGTCTTCGACTTCCACGACGGCGGCTCCCGCGCCGTGAGCCTCGAACTCGCCCCGGCCGGCCTCGGCGTCGTCCGGCCCGGCGAGGACGGCTGGCTGTTCCACACCAACCACTTCCTCGATCACGACCTCTTCCAGGGCGACACCATGCCCGCCGACTCCTCCACCGCCGAGCGCTATCAGCATCTCGATGCCGTCCGCGGAAATCTCACGGGCCTGGCGCCCGTCGAACGGGCCCGTGCGGCGTGCGGCGGCGAAGGATCCGCCGCCGCCATCTGCATGTCCCCGGACACCACCAAGCCCGTCATCGATCAGTGGGGCACCCTGCTGACGATCGGCGTCGACGTCGAGCACTTCGCTCTCGACTATTTCGTCGGCCGCCCCGACGAAGCCGCCGTTCACGGCCTCGCGCGCTTCTGA
- a CDS encoding LacI family DNA-binding transcriptional regulator: MARGKGVTIRDVARRAGVSITAVSHSLNGKGTISEETRARVKAAADELGYQADAFARGMRQGSIGAIGLVMRSLDALGDYTPAGVDVFERFAGILSSRALARGLSLTLVPDLTRSPVPPLAFSMDGYVIMSPNAQDPVIDLLDRRGIPYVCYGKLLDKPDFTRWSSEDDPLAARQILAHFEAAGAREIVLVSGTDRNAWNADFLQEYLSWCERHGVTPRVYEQSERSGLDGGRDAGLRILADGVPEAVFCMTGRHAAGVQQEVLAAGLAVPGQVMIAAASDSEHARSSRPAITAFELNPAGTADLLLDMLQELLKTGETMGPRLTRARLRPRASTRKD; encoded by the coding sequence GTGGCACGTGGCAAAGGGGTGACGATCCGGGATGTGGCGCGCCGCGCGGGGGTGTCCATCACCGCCGTCTCGCACTCGCTGAACGGCAAGGGGACCATCAGCGAGGAGACCAGGGCCCGCGTGAAAGCCGCCGCGGACGAACTCGGCTACCAAGCGGATGCCTTCGCCCGTGGCATGCGGCAGGGCAGTATCGGCGCCATCGGCCTCGTGATGCGTTCCCTCGACGCCCTGGGCGATTACACCCCGGCCGGCGTCGACGTGTTCGAGCGCTTCGCCGGGATCCTGTCCTCCCGCGCCCTGGCCCGCGGGCTCAGCCTCACGCTCGTGCCGGACCTGACCCGCAGCCCGGTGCCGCCACTGGCGTTCTCGATGGACGGGTACGTCATCATGAGCCCCAACGCCCAGGACCCCGTGATCGACCTCCTGGACCGGCGCGGCATCCCCTACGTCTGCTACGGCAAGCTCCTGGACAAGCCGGACTTCACGCGCTGGTCGTCCGAGGACGACCCCCTCGCCGCCCGGCAGATCCTGGCGCATTTCGAAGCGGCCGGAGCCCGTGAGATCGTGCTGGTCTCCGGGACGGACCGGAATGCCTGGAACGCGGACTTCCTCCAGGAGTACCTGTCATGGTGCGAGCGCCACGGGGTGACGCCGCGGGTCTACGAGCAGTCGGAGCGGTCCGGCCTCGACGGCGGGCGCGACGCCGGGCTGCGCATCCTCGCGGACGGCGTCCCTGAAGCGGTGTTCTGCATGACGGGGCGGCACGCGGCGGGCGTCCAGCAGGAAGTCCTGGCGGCCGGACTGGCGGTTCCCGGACAGGTCATGATCGCGGCGGCGTCGGACTCCGAGCATGCCCGGTCCAGCCGGCCTGCCATCACGGCCTTCGAACTCAACCCCGCCGGAACCGCGGACCTGCTCCTGGACATGCTGCAGGAACTGCTCAAGACCGGCGAGACCATGGGCCCGCGCCTCACCCGGGCCCGGCTCCGACCCCGTGCCTCGACGCGGAAGGACTAG
- a CDS encoding ankyrin repeat domain-containing protein gives MMEAMPTRGAVLKGSLAVLTVGLLGACAPGPTQAGSTQPPDDDAAPSARPSPPASSPAQHGSPTAESGSTASPAVLDARARAAARARLTEAQRARLDQDLIRAAKRNDAAEVKRLIEQGGDVDAKDSIQDSAFLYAGAEGFNEVLRLTLAAGADVRSVNRFGGTALIPACEHGHVETIRILLAAGVPVNHVNRLGWTGMQEAILLNTGGPRQQEAVRLLLAAGADPGIRDPQGRTALDNARRMGFTEIVRILESRR, from the coding sequence ATGATGGAAGCCATGCCGACGCGTGGCGCAGTGCTCAAGGGGAGCCTGGCGGTCCTCACCGTCGGGCTCCTCGGCGCGTGCGCCCCGGGTCCCACTCAGGCGGGTTCCACTCAGCCGCCCGACGACGACGCCGCACCCTCCGCGCGGCCGTCGCCGCCGGCGTCGTCCCCGGCGCAGCATGGGTCACCCACCGCCGAAAGCGGCAGCACGGCGTCGCCCGCCGTGCTCGACGCCCGGGCCCGAGCCGCCGCCCGGGCCCGCCTGACCGAGGCTCAACGCGCCCGATTGGACCAGGACCTCATCCGGGCCGCGAAACGGAACGACGCCGCCGAAGTGAAACGCCTCATCGAGCAGGGCGGTGACGTCGATGCCAAGGATTCGATCCAGGATTCCGCCTTCCTCTACGCCGGGGCGGAAGGGTTCAACGAGGTCCTGCGCCTCACCCTGGCGGCGGGAGCGGACGTGCGGAGCGTCAATCGCTTCGGCGGGACCGCGCTCATCCCTGCCTGCGAGCACGGACATGTCGAGACGATCCGGATCCTCCTCGCGGCGGGGGTGCCGGTGAACCACGTGAACCGTCTCGGCTGGACGGGGATGCAGGAGGCGATCCTGCTGAACACGGGCGGGCCGCGGCAGCAGGAAGCCGTCCGGCTCCTCCTGGCCGCAGGCGCGGACCCCGGCATACGGGACCCGCAGGGCCGCACAGCCCTCGACAACGCCCGGCGGATGGGCTTCACGGAGATCGTGCGGATCCTCGAATCCCGCCGCTGA
- a CDS encoding GlcG/HbpS family heme-binding protein has product MAISKSNIKVLSAAAAALLLTGGITAAANAGQVSQPAAAPAAETAKRLPTADIPAGEGTTVSQNRISATASAKAVQAALAKCVGDKLPFVSVTVVDRFGTVQAVLRGDNAAQHTLEASKQKAYTAAAFGAPTSELAGRISGNGKPSIADLPGTLFLAGGAPLKVNGVSVAGIGVGGAPDGALDEACAAAGAEAILGR; this is encoded by the coding sequence ATGGCCATCAGCAAGAGCAACATCAAGGTCCTCTCCGCAGCGGCGGCGGCGCTCCTCCTGACCGGCGGCATCACGGCGGCCGCCAACGCCGGACAGGTCTCCCAGCCTGCGGCCGCGCCCGCGGCGGAGACCGCCAAGCGCCTTCCCACGGCGGACATTCCGGCCGGCGAGGGCACCACCGTCTCGCAGAACCGGATCTCCGCGACCGCCTCGGCCAAGGCCGTCCAGGCCGCCCTGGCCAAGTGCGTGGGGGACAAGCTCCCGTTCGTCTCCGTGACGGTCGTGGACCGCTTCGGCACGGTCCAGGCCGTCCTCCGTGGCGACAACGCCGCGCAGCACACCCTCGAAGCGTCGAAGCAGAAGGCCTACACCGCGGCGGCTTTCGGCGCTCCCACGAGTGAGCTGGCCGGACGCATCAGCGGCAACGGCAAGCCCTCCATCGCCGATCTGCCCGGCACCCTGTTCCTGGCGGGCGGGGCCCCGCTCAAGGTGAACGGCGTGTCCGTGGCGGGGATCGGCGTCGGCGGCGCACCCGACGGCGCCCTCGACGAGGCCTGCGCCGCGGCCGGCGCCGAGGCGATCCTGGGCCGCTAG
- a CDS encoding sensor histidine kinase, with translation MITAPPAGRERYLGVAVHCGFAVLVTASLIRYVLRHGPDENSLVLVLAAALCALYAAAVRMRGPARPAVTWVLVAVWAALVILAPSFAWCAFAVFFVGRSAVSGKAAALATGLTALSTSVGLFKLSGYTDVAALLGPAAAALVLTLVYDRLEDALSRQAQLNAELRTAQAQTAAAERAAGTLAERERVAREIHDTVTQGLASTVLLLEAADRTEGLSPEVRQATEQLRVNLAETRGLVHNLATAPEPDLPLEEALATAVRRHVPATRISVTGTPRALPPEVRHAVVRIAQSAAANVERHASAQGASVTLGYLPGSVTLDVYDDGVGFLPTTTPEPGPGGGYGLRAMRQRVEQLGGTFAVESAPGEGTVIGVEIPAGDTGAVEGGTT, from the coding sequence ATGATCACCGCACCCCCGGCAGGCCGCGAGCGCTATCTCGGCGTGGCGGTGCACTGTGGCTTCGCGGTGCTCGTGACCGCCTCCCTGATCCGGTACGTGCTGCGTCACGGGCCGGACGAGAACTCCCTCGTCCTGGTCCTGGCCGCTGCGTTGTGCGCCCTGTACGCGGCGGCGGTCCGGATGCGCGGACCCGCCCGGCCTGCGGTCACGTGGGTTCTCGTCGCGGTCTGGGCGGCACTCGTGATCCTCGCCCCGAGCTTCGCCTGGTGTGCGTTCGCGGTGTTCTTCGTCGGCCGGTCCGCGGTGTCGGGGAAGGCCGCCGCGCTGGCGACCGGGCTGACAGCACTCAGCACGTCCGTGGGACTGTTCAAGCTCAGCGGGTACACCGACGTCGCGGCGCTGCTGGGCCCAGCGGCCGCGGCACTGGTCCTCACCCTCGTCTACGACCGCCTGGAGGACGCCCTGTCCCGCCAGGCCCAGCTCAATGCCGAACTGCGGACGGCGCAGGCCCAGACGGCCGCCGCGGAACGAGCCGCCGGCACACTCGCGGAACGGGAGCGCGTGGCCCGTGAAATCCACGACACCGTGACGCAGGGCCTCGCCAGCACGGTGCTCCTGCTGGAGGCGGCGGATCGCACGGAGGGTCTGAGTCCCGAGGTCCGGCAGGCGACCGAACAGCTCAGGGTGAACCTCGCGGAGACCCGGGGGCTGGTCCACAATCTGGCCACCGCGCCGGAACCCGATCTGCCGCTGGAGGAGGCCCTTGCTACGGCCGTCCGGCGGCACGTTCCGGCGACGCGGATCAGCGTGACCGGCACCCCGCGGGCCCTGCCGCCCGAGGTGCGGCACGCCGTCGTGCGCATCGCCCAGAGTGCCGCGGCCAACGTCGAACGGCATGCCTCCGCCCAGGGGGCGAGCGTCACGCTGGGCTATCTGCCGGGGTCCGTCACGCTGGATGTGTACGACGACGGCGTGGGCTTCCTGCCCACCACCACCCCGGAGCCGGGCCCAGGAGGCGGGTACGGGCTGCGCGCGATGCGGCAGCGGGTCGAACAGCTCGGCGGCACGTTCGCAGTGGAATCCGCGCCGGGCGAGGGAACGGTCATCGGCGTGGAGATCCCGGCCGGGGACACCGGCGCGGTGGAAGGAGGAACGACGTGA